One window from the genome of Bdellovibrionales bacterium encodes:
- a CDS encoding DUF2520 domain-containing protein, translating into MTKYLIIGAGKLAKHLNHYLSLLEHHPLNWDRSQDPHLLKTKVAEASHVLLAISDSALENFYLKHLAGLDKTVVHFSGALNIPDVIAAHPLMTFGPKLYDRDTYFRIHFVLTGATSLTEALPGLPNEFSILAPEHKALYHSLCVIGGNFPVILWQKMFSEMERLGVPREAARVYLETVLHNTMKNPQTALTGPLARKDKATVLKNIEALENDPFQEVYFTFARIVAPELLGEKERKP; encoded by the coding sequence ATGACAAAGTATTTAATTATTGGTGCAGGCAAACTTGCTAAGCACTTAAATCACTACCTCTCTCTTCTTGAGCATCATCCGCTCAACTGGGATCGTTCGCAAGATCCACACCTGCTTAAAACCAAAGTTGCTGAAGCTAGCCATGTGTTGCTTGCCATTTCTGATTCTGCCCTCGAGAACTTTTATTTAAAGCATCTCGCTGGCCTGGATAAGACCGTGGTGCATTTCTCGGGGGCTCTGAATATTCCTGACGTGATCGCGGCTCATCCGCTGATGACTTTCGGGCCGAAGCTCTACGACCGCGACACCTACTTCCGCATTCATTTTGTTCTGACAGGCGCTACGAGTTTGACTGAGGCTTTGCCTGGTTTGCCCAATGAGTTTTCAATCTTGGCACCGGAGCATAAGGCTCTTTATCACTCGCTCTGTGTGATCGGCGGGAACTTTCCGGTGATTCTTTGGCAGAAAATGTTTTCAGAGATGGAACGCCTCGGAGTTCCTCGCGAAGCCGCGCGGGTTTACCTTGAAACCGTTCTTCATAACACCATGAAGAACCCGCAAACCGCACTGACAGGTCCGCTGGCGCGTAAGGACAAAGCCACCGTTCTCAAAAATATTGAGGCGCTGGAGAATGATCCGTTTCAAGAAGTCTATTTTACATTTGCACGCATTGTCGCTCCGGAACTTCTGGGCGAGAAAGAGAGGAAGCCATGA
- a CDS encoding aspartate 1-decarboxylase has protein sequence MNVSMLKCKIHRATVTGADLNYEGSISIDPKLIKAAGLFLNERVDIYNCNNGARFSTYVIEGNKGEICLNGAAARHVHKGDLVIIAAYCGMDAKEAPNHKPTVVFVDDKNRVKELRAERKHK, from the coding sequence ATGAACGTATCGATGTTGAAATGTAAAATCCATAGAGCGACTGTCACTGGTGCTGATCTTAACTATGAAGGGTCGATTTCGATTGATCCTAAATTGATCAAAGCGGCTGGTTTATTTTTGAATGAGCGCGTAGATATCTACAACTGTAATAATGGCGCACGTTTCTCGACTTATGTGATCGAAGGCAATAAAGGCGAAATCTGTCTGAACGGCGCGGCTGCCCGCCACGTTCATAAAGGCGATTTGGTGATTATTGCGGCCTATTGCGGAATGGACGCAAAGGAAGCTCCAAACCACAAACCCACAGTTGTCTTCGTTGATGATAAAAATCGCGTGAAAGAATTGCGCGCTGAGCGTAAACATAAGTAA
- the coaBC gene encoding bifunctional phosphopantothenoylcysteine decarboxylase/phosphopantothenate--cysteine ligase CoaBC, producing the protein MSKSKVLFMMTGSIACYKACQVISRLVQAGNEVQVVASPGALQFVGNATFEGLTGKSVVSDLYAPGSVMDHIHLMRWADLVVVAPATANYINKIAQGVGDDLLTTLFLAHDFKKPFLLAPAMNTSMYMHPVTQSSIKRLREMGIEILETASGVLACGETGFGRLLEPDLMLEEIRQHLPTGIATSAAQNEASGSLSIPKSDLVPFRVLVTSGGTVEPIDNVRVITNVSSGETGAHLSELLTDLGCSVHLLRAETAKLADSRVEQSTYSTFHSLQKNLKFLLANREFDAVIHTAAVSDFSVASLEINGREMSAGEFPKIHSSDKLTIHLKNNPKIVDEIKSYSRNKNVKLVAFKLTSKASEEERDQAVAKLREHSKADLVVQNDTSEIDKIKQQHRFTLYSGADKKVPLENIQALASELLQNFMKEKL; encoded by the coding sequence ATGTCCAAATCTAAAGTGCTTTTCATGATGACAGGCTCGATTGCCTGTTACAAAGCCTGCCAAGTGATTTCCCGCCTCGTGCAAGCCGGAAACGAAGTCCAAGTCGTGGCTTCACCGGGGGCTTTGCAGTTTGTGGGCAATGCGACCTTTGAGGGGCTCACCGGCAAAAGTGTCGTGAGTGATCTGTACGCTCCGGGCAGTGTGATGGATCATATCCACCTTATGCGCTGGGCGGATCTCGTGGTCGTCGCTCCTGCTACGGCGAATTACATCAATAAGATCGCTCAAGGTGTCGGCGATGATTTGCTAACGACCTTGTTCTTGGCTCATGACTTCAAAAAGCCATTCTTGTTGGCTCCGGCGATGAACACCAGCATGTACATGCATCCAGTGACTCAGTCGTCGATCAAGCGCCTGCGTGAAATGGGAATCGAGATTCTCGAAACCGCTTCCGGCGTATTGGCCTGTGGTGAAACCGGCTTTGGCCGCTTGCTGGAACCTGATTTGATGCTCGAAGAAATCCGTCAGCATCTGCCTACTGGTATTGCTACATCCGCCGCGCAGAACGAAGCTTCTGGTTCGTTGTCAATTCCGAAAAGCGACCTGGTACCTTTTCGGGTGTTGGTGACTTCGGGGGGGACGGTGGAGCCGATTGATAATGTGCGCGTGATTACGAATGTGAGTTCCGGTGAAACCGGGGCGCATCTTTCGGAACTGCTCACTGATCTTGGCTGCAGTGTTCATCTTTTGCGCGCTGAAACCGCAAAACTTGCGGATTCTCGGGTTGAGCAGTCGACCTACTCGACTTTCCATTCTCTGCAGAAGAATCTGAAGTTCTTGCTCGCGAACCGTGAGTTCGATGCTGTTATTCACACGGCGGCTGTCAGCGATTTCTCTGTCGCGAGCCTTGAAATCAACGGCCGCGAGATGTCTGCCGGCGAATTCCCTAAGATTCACTCTTCAGATAAGCTGACGATTCATTTGAAAAACAATCCAAAGATTGTCGATGAGATTAAATCCTACAGCCGCAATAAAAACGTAAAACTCGTCGCCTTCAAATTGACCAGCAAAGCTTCTGAAGAAGAGCGCGATCAAGCCGTGGCAAAATTGCGTGAGCATTCAAAAGCCGATCTCGTCGTTCAGAACGACACAAGCGAAATTGATAAAATTAAACAACAGCATCGTTTTACTCTCTATAGCGGTGCAGATAAAAAGGTCCCGCTTGAAAACATCCAGGCGCTGGCCAGCGAATTGCTACAGAATTTTATGAAGGAGAAACTATGA
- a CDS encoding choice-of-anchor D domain-containing protein, with amino-acid sequence MKRSITRQIAAAAVFISCVALFQNCGPAKVSTSDVGVVGSSADLGSSTPDAPSSTPIPASTPPVSSTPVAMAAAFSASKTTLDFGNVAFGDTSAQQVVVVTNTGNANLTLTRTLVGGDFSLSNTGLTNACTNNISLAPGQSCSLGARFSPFATTGAVTGMIRFNSNAPNSPHLIQLMGNSTFF; translated from the coding sequence ATGAAAAGATCTATCACGCGGCAAATTGCCGCCGCGGCAGTATTCATATCTTGTGTCGCTCTATTTCAGAATTGCGGTCCCGCAAAAGTCTCTACCAGTGATGTAGGTGTTGTGGGCTCGAGTGCTGATCTTGGATCTAGCACTCCAGACGCTCCTTCTTCCACTCCGATTCCAGCATCGACGCCCCCTGTTTCATCTACTCCGGTTGCAATGGCTGCGGCTTTTAGCGCCTCAAAGACGACTTTGGATTTTGGTAACGTGGCGTTTGGAGATACCAGCGCCCAACAGGTTGTCGTCGTGACAAACACTGGAAATGCTAATTTAACTCTGACAAGAACTCTGGTTGGCGGGGATTTCTCTCTCTCGAATACCGGCTTAACGAATGCTTGCACCAATAATATTTCCCTGGCGCCAGGACAAAGCTGCAGCCTTGGGGCCCGATTTTCGCCCTTTGCTACCACTGGTGCAGTTACAGGAATGATTCGTTTCAATTCAAATGCACCCAACTCACCGCACTTGATTCAGCTAATGGGTAATAGCACCTTCTTCTAA
- a CDS encoding pantoate--beta-alanine ligase, protein MTRVIRSPQEFKQWRRDQAGMTVGFVPTMGALHAGHESLLKRCREETELVVLSIFVNPTQFNDPKDFEKYPATWEQDLAMAEKNGVDIVFYPRPEEMYPDGYHYKVIENDFTKVLCGATRPGHFDGVLSVVMKLFNIVSPTKAYFGEKDFQQLTLIQGMVRAFFMDLIIVPVATMREADGLAMSSRNVRLTPEQRAKAPEIYKAIKTAASASDAAEVLAKQGFKVDYVTDFKGRRFAAAFLGDVRLIDNVQI, encoded by the coding sequence ATGACCCGTGTGATTCGCAGTCCGCAGGAATTCAAACAATGGCGCCGTGATCAGGCCGGCATGACCGTTGGTTTCGTGCCGACGATGGGTGCTTTGCACGCAGGTCATGAAAGCCTGCTCAAACGCTGCCGTGAAGAAACTGAGTTGGTTGTATTAAGTATCTTTGTGAACCCCACTCAGTTCAATGATCCGAAGGACTTCGAAAAATATCCGGCGACCTGGGAACAGGATCTGGCGATGGCTGAGAAAAACGGCGTCGATATTGTTTTCTATCCGCGCCCTGAAGAAATGTATCCAGACGGCTATCACTACAAAGTGATTGAAAACGATTTCACCAAAGTTCTCTGTGGTGCGACCCGCCCCGGTCACTTTGACGGCGTTTTATCAGTGGTGATGAAGCTGTTTAATATTGTTTCTCCGACGAAGGCGTACTTTGGCGAGAAAGACTTTCAGCAGCTGACTTTGATTCAAGGAATGGTTCGCGCGTTCTTTATGGATCTGATCATCGTGCCTGTGGCCACCATGCGTGAGGCGGATGGCCTTGCGATGAGTTCACGCAATGTGCGTTTGACCCCTGAGCAGCGCGCGAAGGCGCCTGAGATTTATAAAGCAATTAAGACAGCAGCGTCGGCATCTGATGCTGCTGAAGTATTAGCGAAACAAGGTTTTAAAGTGGACTATGTGACGGATTTTAAAGGCCGTCGTTTTGCAGCCGCCTTTTTAGGTGATGTGAGGTTGATCGACAATGTCCAAATCTAA
- a CDS encoding PDZ domain-containing protein has product MSDNLGYYSQPHIHHDTIVFVSDDDLWSVTREGGLAKRLTANIGIARSPKISPDGERIAYIGNDKGQMGLYLIPVEGGTPQHLIHFNISSLIGWKDEETIMFSSSFQTYGVNEVYEFDLLEKNYRKLDLGEALMCAYGKSGAMMIGRKNGDPARWKRYKGGTAGVIWTRKNSKDKFQRILKNLKTNLSSPRLVNNQIYFISDHEGSANVYRCELDGKGLKRLTNHEDYYVRFMDTDGSQLVYQKGADIYYYDLSNGKEQKVVIECPTPGIQAQPRFENAESYLDSYAIAPNLQELFIVSRGHGFSMPVFDGPVIEWDLLRDVRYSNPTYSHDSKYLYMVGNNSQMSDRVVQCEVATRKMKVMAEKHDWGVVRSMRCNPKKDLVAIANNRNELYLMDTKTQKVTLVERSSVHRASDLTWSPNGRYLAYTIAVETRRNFEIHVYDTKTKKAQLLITPIVADESPSFSPDGQYLYFLSVREFYPIYNATHFDLGFPFAVKPYVVSLTKTAPNPFKASVSNLPIPDQAKNDDKAASKKKKPVKASEPEDIEIDFDGIDHRIMSFPVDLKAYDSIRAIPGGVLYRMAEIKAEGDFSHWSWDRDYALCAFKFEENKEERWAENVSSFKVSAQGNHLLYRTGSDLRLVGTGSKPNKEHNVGKKDGWIDLSRVRLHIHPREEWKQMYREAWYLQKEHFWRADMSKVDWAKTYNNYLPLLARVKTRAEFSDLMWEMQGDLGTSHAYESGGQYYRRPTYNILGLLGCELQFQDKTKSYKISRIYRGDSWRPGNDSPLLAPGVQLTEGDEIHKIHGHGFNNAMDIDSCLQNQNEVEVLLTVKRKGKKDLEDVVVKTLSRQGDVIYRDWVEKNREYVHTASKGKLGYVHIPNMGPWGYAEFYRLFITEFGYDGLVVDVRFNGGGHVSQHILKILAQKPIGVGETRYSTRSYYPHYSLRGPIVAVTNELAGSDGDIFSHSFKLMKLGKLIGKRTWGGVIGINMQYSLRDKTSVTQPEYSHWFQDVGWGVENYGTDPDIEVEYTPEDYKAGRDPQLARAIEEAMKELKKKAAYNPQVKEYPNLAAPGLPKPPVKKARTKK; this is encoded by the coding sequence ATGTCCGACAATCTTGGCTATTACTCACAACCTCATATTCACCATGACACCATCGTTTTTGTTTCAGACGATGATTTGTGGAGTGTCACGCGTGAAGGCGGTCTTGCGAAGCGCCTGACAGCCAACATTGGTATAGCGCGGTCTCCGAAAATTTCTCCGGACGGTGAGCGTATTGCTTATATCGGCAATGACAAAGGCCAAATGGGTCTTTACCTGATTCCAGTCGAAGGCGGAACTCCTCAGCACCTGATTCATTTCAATATCTCGTCCCTGATCGGCTGGAAAGACGAAGAGACCATCATGTTCTCAAGCAGCTTTCAAACTTACGGCGTGAATGAAGTCTATGAGTTTGATCTCCTCGAGAAAAATTATCGCAAGCTGGATTTGGGCGAAGCTTTGATGTGTGCCTACGGTAAAAGCGGCGCGATGATGATTGGCCGTAAGAATGGAGATCCTGCTCGGTGGAAACGTTATAAGGGCGGAACTGCAGGTGTTATTTGGACTCGTAAAAACAGCAAAGATAAATTCCAGCGCATTTTGAAAAATCTCAAAACCAATTTGTCGTCACCACGTTTGGTGAATAATCAGATCTATTTTATTTCTGATCATGAAGGTTCTGCCAATGTCTATCGCTGTGAACTGGACGGCAAGGGTTTGAAGCGTCTGACAAATCATGAAGACTATTACGTGCGCTTTATGGACACTGATGGCTCGCAGCTCGTCTATCAAAAAGGCGCGGATATTTACTACTATGACCTCTCTAACGGTAAAGAGCAAAAGGTCGTGATCGAATGCCCCACACCGGGAATTCAAGCCCAGCCGCGCTTTGAAAATGCCGAATCCTATTTGGATTCTTATGCGATTGCGCCAAATCTGCAGGAGCTTTTCATTGTTTCTCGTGGTCATGGTTTCAGTATGCCGGTGTTTGATGGTCCGGTGATCGAGTGGGATTTGCTGCGTGATGTGCGCTATTCAAATCCGACATATTCACACGATAGCAAGTACTTGTACATGGTCGGTAATAACTCGCAAATGTCTGACAGAGTGGTGCAGTGTGAAGTGGCGACTCGTAAAATGAAAGTCATGGCTGAAAAGCATGACTGGGGTGTGGTTCGCTCCATGCGCTGCAATCCGAAAAAAGATTTGGTGGCGATTGCCAATAACCGAAATGAACTTTATTTGATGGATACGAAAACTCAGAAGGTAACTCTGGTTGAGCGCTCAAGTGTTCACAGAGCTTCGGATCTGACCTGGTCGCCGAACGGCCGCTACCTCGCGTACACCATCGCGGTAGAAACTCGCCGCAATTTTGAAATCCACGTTTATGATACAAAAACAAAGAAAGCGCAGCTGCTGATTACTCCTATTGTTGCAGATGAATCACCGAGTTTCAGTCCTGATGGACAGTACCTGTATTTCTTGAGTGTGCGTGAGTTTTATCCAATCTACAATGCCACTCACTTTGACTTAGGTTTCCCATTCGCGGTGAAGCCGTACGTGGTTTCTTTGACGAAGACTGCGCCGAATCCGTTTAAGGCTAGTGTCAGCAATTTGCCGATTCCTGATCAAGCTAAAAATGACGATAAGGCTGCAAGCAAAAAGAAAAAGCCAGTGAAGGCCTCAGAGCCCGAAGACATCGAAATTGATTTCGATGGTATTGATCACCGTATCATGTCCTTCCCGGTGGATTTGAAAGCTTACGATTCAATTCGTGCGATTCCAGGCGGTGTTCTCTATAGAATGGCAGAAATCAAAGCGGAAGGGGATTTTTCGCATTGGAGTTGGGACCGAGACTACGCTCTTTGCGCATTTAAGTTTGAAGAAAATAAAGAAGAGCGTTGGGCTGAAAATGTCAGCAGTTTTAAAGTGAGCGCTCAAGGCAATCACTTACTGTATCGCACAGGCAGTGATTTGCGTCTGGTCGGCACAGGTTCTAAGCCAAATAAAGAACACAACGTCGGCAAAAAAGACGGCTGGATTGATCTAAGCCGCGTCCGTTTGCACATCCATCCGCGCGAAGAGTGGAAGCAGATGTATCGTGAAGCTTGGTACTTGCAGAAAGAACACTTCTGGCGGGCAGATATGTCCAAAGTAGACTGGGCAAAAACGTATAACAACTATTTGCCACTTCTTGCGCGTGTGAAAACACGTGCAGAGTTCTCAGACCTGATGTGGGAAATGCAGGGCGACCTCGGTACAAGCCACGCTTATGAATCCGGTGGTCAGTATTATCGCCGCCCTACTTACAACATTTTGGGATTGCTCGGTTGTGAGTTGCAGTTCCAAGATAAAACGAAGTCTTATAAAATCTCTCGTATCTACCGTGGCGATTCTTGGCGGCCGGGCAATGATTCACCACTCTTGGCTCCAGGCGTGCAGCTCACCGAGGGCGATGAGATTCATAAAATTCATGGTCATGGTTTCAATAATGCTATGGACATCGATTCCTGCCTGCAGAATCAAAATGAGGTCGAAGTCTTATTGACCGTCAAACGCAAAGGCAAGAAGGATCTCGAAGATGTTGTAGTGAAAACTTTGAGCCGTCAGGGAGATGTGATCTATCGTGACTGGGTCGAAAAGAATCGCGAGTACGTTCACACCGCTTCTAAGGGAAAATTAGGCTACGTGCATATTCCGAACATGGGCCCCTGGGGCTATGCAGAGTTCTATCGCCTCTTTATTACCGAATTTGGTTATGACGGATTGGTTGTCGACGTTCGTTTCAACGGCGGCGGTCACGTGTCTCAGCATATTTTGAAAATCTTGGCACAAAAGCCGATCGGTGTTGGTGAGACTCGTTATTCGACGCGCAGTTATTATCCGCACTATTCTTTGCGTGGCCCGATTGTGGCTGTGACCAATGAGTTGGCGGGATCTGATGGAGATATCTTCTCGCACAGTTTTAAATTGATGAAGCTTGGAAAGCTGATCGGTAAACGCACTTGGGGTGGCGTGATCGGGATTAATATGCAGTACAGCTTGCGTGATAAGACGTCAGTGACTCAGCCTGAGTACAGTCACTGGTTCCAGGATGTGGGCTGGGGAGTGGAGAACTACGGGACCGATCCAGATATCGAAGTCGAATATACGCCGGAGGATTACAAAGCCGGTCGTGATCCACAGCTTGCGCGCGCGATTGAAGAAGCTATGAAGGAATTGAAAAAGAAAGCGGCTTATAATCCGCAAGTGAAAGAATATCCGAATCTGGCGGCTCCGGGTTTGCCGAAACCACCAGTTAAGAAAGCCCGTACCAAGAAATAG
- the panB gene encoding 3-methyl-2-oxobutanoate hydroxymethyltransferase → MNILEFQERKQKGQKISMITCYDYSFAKILNETDIDVLLVGDSLGMTMHGFATTLNVSTEMMALHTAAVVRGAPKKLIVGDLPFLAYRKSLDENMNCVEQIMKAGAHAVKLEGATGNVELVRHLVDSGVPVMGHLGLTPQSINQLGGFKVQGRNEKAQEAIKKQALQLQEAGAFSVVLECVPSHLAYEITKSLEIPTIGIGAGVDCDGQVLVLQDMLGMNNEFKPKFLRQYFNGVEELKKAFNKYHSDVIHKEFPTEKESYS, encoded by the coding sequence ATGAACATCCTTGAATTCCAAGAAAGAAAGCAAAAAGGGCAAAAGATCTCGATGATCACTTGCTACGACTACAGCTTCGCTAAAATTTTAAACGAAACTGACATCGACGTCTTGCTCGTTGGTGACAGTCTCGGCATGACCATGCACGGATTCGCGACGACTTTGAATGTTTCGACTGAGATGATGGCTTTGCATACGGCCGCTGTGGTTCGTGGTGCACCTAAAAAATTGATTGTCGGCGATTTGCCGTTCTTGGCTTACCGCAAATCTCTTGATGAAAACATGAACTGCGTTGAGCAGATCATGAAAGCCGGTGCTCATGCGGTGAAACTTGAAGGCGCAACAGGCAACGTCGAGTTGGTTCGCCACCTGGTGGACTCCGGTGTTCCAGTGATGGGTCACTTGGGTTTGACTCCGCAATCTATCAATCAGCTTGGTGGCTTTAAAGTTCAAGGCCGCAATGAAAAAGCGCAAGAGGCGATCAAGAAGCAAGCTTTGCAATTGCAAGAGGCTGGTGCGTTTAGCGTTGTTCTGGAGTGCGTGCCTTCGCATCTTGCCTATGAAATTACAAAATCTCTGGAGATTCCAACCATCGGCATCGGTGCCGGGGTTGATTGTGATGGTCAGGTGTTGGTTCTGCAAGACATGCTCGGCATGAACAACGAGTTCAAACCGAAATTCTTGCGTCAGTACTTTAACGGGGTTGAAGAGCTCAAAAAAGCTTTCAACAAATACCACTCCGACGTTATCCACAAAGAATTCCCCACTGAGAAAGAGAGTTATTCATGA
- a CDS encoding type III pantothenate kinase: MILALDVGNTQIYGGVFDKEKMLLSFRRNSKQGSSSDEVGIFLRTVLRENDIDPSKVKQIAICSVVPDVIYSLRGACKKYFDINPFILQAGVKTGLKIKYRNPVEVGADRIANSIAATQLYPNKNLIIVDLGTATTFCAVSKDKDYLGGSIVAGLRLSMESLEAKTSKLPSVEIVAMSEALGRSTIESLQSGLYYGHIGTIKEISERISKEAFDGDKPFIIGTGGFSNLFEKEKIFDVIIPDLVLKGLLCSLKMNA; encoded by the coding sequence ATGATCCTCGCCCTCGACGTAGGTAATACTCAGATTTACGGCGGCGTTTTCGATAAAGAGAAAATGTTGCTTTCATTTAGAAGAAATTCGAAACAAGGGTCTTCTTCAGATGAAGTCGGCATTTTTTTGCGCACAGTTCTTCGTGAAAATGACATTGATCCTTCCAAGGTCAAACAAATCGCGATCTGCTCAGTCGTTCCGGATGTGATCTACTCACTTCGTGGCGCTTGCAAAAAGTATTTCGATATCAACCCTTTCATTCTGCAAGCCGGAGTGAAAACAGGTTTAAAAATTAAGTACCGCAACCCCGTTGAAGTCGGCGCGGACCGCATTGCAAACTCGATCGCAGCGACTCAGCTTTATCCGAATAAAAACCTCATCATCGTGGACCTCGGAACAGCGACGACTTTCTGTGCGGTTTCAAAAGATAAAGACTACCTTGGTGGCTCTATCGTTGCTGGCTTGAGACTTTCGATGGAATCGCTTGAGGCGAAGACTTCAAAGCTCCCGTCAGTTGAAATCGTGGCGATGAGCGAAGCTCTGGGCCGCTCAACGATTGAAAGCTTGCAGTCCGGTTTGTACTACGGCCACATCGGCACCATCAAAGAGATCAGCGAGCGCATCTCGAAAGAAGCTTTCGATGGTGATAAGCCGTTTATTATCGGCACCGGTGGATTCTCGAATCTGTTTGAAAAAGAAAAGATTTTTGACGTGATCATCCCGGACCTCGTTTTGAAAGGTCTTTTGTGCTCGCTGAAGATGAACGCCTAG
- a CDS encoding ATP-binding cassette domain-containing protein: MGITLIQLQNGAKGYGTRKLFESASFAINEGEHVGVIGPNGAGKTTMFKVLAGQESLDEGQVTRSQQLRLGYLEQEAEWDLDEIVEDYLATNCLKPIWDLKQLGLKLGLTEQHFRSRLTELSGGYRMRVKLLFLIGQEPNLLLLDEPTNFLDLETLLVFENFLQDFPGAFLMISHDREFLLRTTDHIVEVEGGDITKFPGNLDDYFEQKAQLREILQKQLLNQEAKRKSVMDFVTRFGAKATKAKQAQSKLRTLEKMEKIEIKDLPLRASIQIPEPIKTGKEILSLTGGECGYPGRSILKNVDLRLERGKHLGIVGLNGAGKSTLLKSLGDQIPLVQGELKYGLNVSWAYFSQHSADQLNLNWTVLEALNHGAHSSVLQQEVLNIAGSLLFAGEAVNKKIKVLSGGEKSRVALGQILLKKAPLLLLDEPTNHLDFDTVEALTEALARYEGSIITVSHDRAFISRVANQILEVRNGQLLLYPGSYDEYVWSLQKGYLSELGNSPSLATPAAKSSTVAAAEPSKFNYKEERKRLDTLIKKTQKEITDHEKKLVELAKTQAEMTEQLITMTGPQAQTMSRELHGISGTIMETEEKVLSLMESLDLAQKDLESLVQQG; encoded by the coding sequence ATGGGCATTACTCTCATCCAATTACAGAACGGCGCTAAAGGCTACGGCACTCGGAAGCTTTTCGAATCTGCAAGTTTCGCTATCAATGAAGGCGAGCACGTCGGAGTTATCGGACCTAATGGCGCCGGTAAGACCACTATGTTCAAAGTCCTCGCGGGACAAGAATCCCTCGATGAGGGCCAAGTCACGCGCTCACAGCAGCTGCGTTTGGGTTACCTTGAACAAGAGGCCGAATGGGATTTGGATGAGATCGTTGAAGACTATCTCGCAACCAACTGCCTAAAACCCATCTGGGATTTAAAGCAGCTCGGTCTCAAACTCGGCCTGACAGAGCAACACTTCCGCTCGCGTTTAACAGAACTCAGCGGCGGTTACCGCATGCGTGTGAAGTTGCTCTTCTTGATCGGACAAGAGCCCAATTTACTTCTTTTGGATGAACCGACAAACTTCCTCGATTTAGAAACATTGCTGGTTTTTGAAAACTTCCTGCAAGATTTCCCAGGCGCTTTCCTGATGATTTCCCATGACCGTGAGTTCTTGCTGAGAACCACAGATCACATCGTTGAAGTCGAAGGTGGCGATATCACAAAGTTTCCCGGAAACTTAGATGACTACTTCGAGCAAAAAGCCCAGCTTCGAGAGATTTTGCAGAAGCAGCTTTTGAATCAAGAGGCTAAACGCAAATCCGTCATGGATTTCGTGACTCGCTTCGGAGCTAAAGCCACTAAAGCTAAACAAGCCCAGAGTAAACTTCGCACGCTTGAGAAAATGGAAAAGATCGAAATCAAAGATCTGCCACTGCGGGCGTCGATTCAAATCCCTGAACCGATTAAAACCGGCAAAGAGATCTTAAGCCTGACTGGCGGTGAATGTGGTTATCCGGGCCGCAGCATTCTAAAGAACGTCGATCTGCGCTTAGAGCGCGGCAAACATCTTGGCATCGTGGGCCTCAATGGCGCCGGCAAATCGACTTTACTGAAATCCCTCGGTGATCAGATTCCCCTTGTCCAAGGCGAATTGAAGTATGGCCTGAATGTTTCCTGGGCTTACTTCTCTCAGCACAGCGCGGATCAGTTGAATCTGAATTGGACCGTCCTTGAGGCACTTAATCATGGTGCGCACTCGTCAGTTCTTCAGCAAGAAGTTCTGAATATCGCGGGCTCTTTGTTGTTCGCAGGTGAAGCCGTGAATAAGAAAATCAAAGTCCTCTCGGGGGGCGAAAAATCCCGCGTGGCTCTGGGGCAGATTCTTCTAAAGAAAGCTCCCCTCTTGCTGCTGGATGAGCCGACGAATCACTTGGACTTCGACACCGTCGAGGCTCTGACGGAGGCGCTGGCTCGCTATGAAGGAAGCATCATCACTGTCAGCCATGATCGCGCATTCATTAGCCGTGTCGCGAATCAGATCCTTGAAGTTCGCAATGGACAGCTACTGCTCTATCCAGGCTCTTACGATGAGTATGTTTGGAGTTTACAGAAAGGTTACTTGTCAGAACTTGGCAACTCACCAAGCCTGGCAACTCCCGCTGCGAAATCGTCTACGGTCGCGGCGGCAGAGCCTTCAAAGTTCAACTACAAAGAAGAACGCAAACGCCTTGATACTTTGATTAAGAAAACTCAGAAAGAAATCACAGACCACGAAAAAAAGCTCGTCGAGCTTGCTAAAACTCAGGCTGAGATGACCGAACAGCTGATCACAATGACAGGCCCCCAAGCACAAACAATGTCGAGAGAGCTTCACGGAATTTCCGGGACGATCATGGAGACCGAAGAAAAAGTTCTCAGTCTGATGGAATCTCTCGATTTAGCGCAGAAAGATTTGGAAAGCCTCGTCCAGCAAGGGTGA